DNA sequence from the Candidatus Limnocylindrales bacterium genome:
ATCAGCGCGAGCACGAACAGCAGATGGTCCCGGCCGCCCGCGATGTGCGACAGGCCGAGCTGCAGATGGTGCGCAGCAGTCTGCCATCGCGTCTGCCGCGCGGGAATGTCCATGGACGGAGCATCGGCGGTCAGGATCGCCTGCACGGTGCGCCCATCGTCCATCTGGACACGCAGGAGGACATCGGCCCCGCTGCCTGCAATGCCTCGCGCGCCGACGCGCCCGCCGCGGATGCCAGCCTCGCCGCACTGCAGCGTCCAGGCAGCTTCCGTCATCGAGCCGTCGATCGAGACTCCGCCGTGGTCCGCCACCGCGCACCGCGCCGGCAGCAGCGGCGCCAGCTCGCTGCCCGGCGCGCGCTGGGTCGGCGTTCGCCAGCGAGCGTCGACGAGGCCGTCGGCGCGTTCGCGCAGCTCCAGCAGCGAAGGCGCCAGCGGATGCGCCGACGCCACGGCACCCGACATCAGCAGGGCCGACAGCAGCGCGGCGGATGCGATGTTCTGCACGGACGCAGCCATGATGTTTTCGCGCGACGTCTCCATCCTCAGTCCCCGACGATCGCTGCCGCCGCCGGCACGTCGAGCCGCTGCACCGGCAGCGCGGCAAGGCGAGTCG
Encoded proteins:
- a CDS encoding HupE/UreJ family protein, producing MAASVQNIASAALLSALLMSGAVASAHPLAPSLLELRERADGLVDARWRTPTQRAPGSELAPLLPARCAVADHGGVSIDGSMTEAAWTLQCGEAGIRGGRVGARGIAGSGADVLLRVQMDDGRTVQAILTADAPSMDIPARQTRWQTAAHHLQLGLSHIAGGRDHLLFVLALMMLVPAGMLLLKTITAFTLGHSVTLSLAALGIVHVPQALAEVAIAASLLVLACELARGGSARDSEAQDTVLRRHPWPVAASFGLLHGLGFAGALSEAGLPGGEIPLALASFNAGIELGQIALVAVVLAVQALLARVELPALRPVPIYLIGSCAAFWLLERAAALV